A stretch of Aythya fuligula isolate bAytFul2 chromosome 1, bAytFul2.pri, whole genome shotgun sequence DNA encodes these proteins:
- the UPK3A gene encoding LOW QUALITY PROTEIN: uroplakin-3a (The sequence of the model RefSeq protein was modified relative to this genomic sequence to represent the inferred CDS: deleted 1 base in 1 codon; substituted 1 base at 1 genomic stop codon): MCSCCVVLVLCCLGLLSADQSLKPQLGDPQLATNNPTLTTVSLEKPFCMFDSSLYPNRSYTIYLYVMKESASVMSSLVTDDSNKPLGSTFQQTSGGHLGPYNAAFFDVPDCAVPPRLADVGGMNKAPDVLKQYLFRVGDDGTCLYDPNFLGVCNPPLAPDTTYRFKYVLVDNSEGMMKDQTLWSDPIKTRRAKLPMKIDTWPGRRSGGMIVITSIXVFLVFLLLTGLLASVFFAVMRSEDASEETKGTSPTVQQSESRPQLSSE; this comes from the exons ATGTGTAGCTGTTGTGTTGTGTTAGTCCTTTGCTGCTTGGGATTGCTGTCTGCAG atcAGAGCCTGAAACCTCAGCTTGGAGACCCTCAGCTTGCAACAAATAATCCCACTCTTACCACAGTTTCTCTAGAGAAACCTTTCTGTATGTTTGATAGCTCACTGTATCCAAACAGATCTTATACCATCTACTTGTATGTAATGAAGGAATCAG CAAGTGTGATGAGCTCCCTCGTGACTGATGACAGTAACAAACCCCTGGGCAGCACATTCCAGCAAACAAGCGGGGGACATCTCGGACCTTACAATGCTGCCTTCTTCGATGTACCTGACTGTGCAGTGCCCCCCAGGCTTGCTGATGTAGGAGGCATGAACAAAGCTCCTGATGTCTTGAAGCAATATCTCTTCAGAGTTGGGGACGATGGGACTTGTCTGTATGACCCGAACTTCCTAGGGGTCTGTAACCCACCGCTTGCCCCAGACACTACATACAG gTTTAAATACGTGTTGGTGGATAACTCTGAAGGTATGATGAAAGATCAAACTCTTTGGTCTGATCCAATCAAAACCAGAAGAG CCAAACTTCCCATGAAAATTGATACCTGGCCTGGTCGAAGGAGTGGAGGCATGATTGTCATCACATCAATCTAAGTATTTTTGGTGTTCCTTCTGCTTACTGGC CttcttgcttctgtgttttttgctgTTAT GAGATCAGAAGATGCTTCTGAAGAGACAAAGGGCACATCTCCAACTGTTCAACAAAGTGAATCAAGACCACAGCTGAGCTCTGAGTGA